In Streptomyces sclerotialus, one genomic interval encodes:
- a CDS encoding ATP-binding protein, producing the protein MRWALVKVALAVTAMVVIAFAVPLGLVVKELARDRAFANAERQAAAIGPVLAITTDRAALTRAVASAETGPGGQLGVHVPATDRGGAPAVIGAGRAKAAEVARAARYGRASVATVRGGSSLLQPTAVASGTAVVEVFVPEDAVTNGVTTSWALLAGVGLALIVGSVAVADRLGTRLVRPAERLAGAALDLGDGKLGVRVLEDGPKELRSAAVAFNSMADQVVQLLANERELAADLSHRLRTPLTVLRLNAASLGEGPAAEHTRAAVAQLEREVDQIIRTAREQQTPNRQAAAAAGCDAAEVIRERMGFWSALAEDEGRTVRVAGADRPVRVPVARPDLAAALDGLLGNVFRHTPEGTAFAVDVHNAEDAVIVLVSDAGPGIADPAAALRRGHGDGGDGSTGLGLDIVRRLAESTGGDVRIGRSVLGGTEVRVWLALDGRRGPRTGRRHRARRRLGRLHRRIPVARR; encoded by the coding sequence GTGAGATGGGCCCTGGTCAAGGTCGCCCTCGCCGTCACCGCCATGGTGGTGATCGCCTTCGCCGTCCCCCTCGGACTCGTCGTCAAGGAGCTGGCCCGGGACCGTGCCTTCGCCAACGCCGAGCGGCAGGCCGCCGCGATCGGCCCGGTGCTCGCCATCACCACCGACCGTGCCGCGCTGACCCGCGCCGTCGCCAGCGCCGAGACCGGGCCCGGCGGCCAGCTCGGCGTGCACGTACCGGCCACGGACCGGGGCGGCGCGCCCGCGGTGATCGGCGCGGGCCGGGCGAAGGCGGCCGAGGTGGCGCGCGCCGCCCGGTACGGCCGGGCCTCCGTCGCCACCGTCCGCGGCGGCTCCTCGCTGCTCCAGCCCACCGCCGTCGCCTCCGGCACCGCCGTGGTCGAGGTCTTCGTCCCCGAGGACGCGGTCACCAACGGCGTGACGACCTCCTGGGCGCTGCTCGCCGGGGTCGGCCTCGCCCTGATCGTCGGCTCGGTCGCGGTCGCCGACCGGCTCGGTACGCGGCTGGTGCGGCCCGCCGAGCGGCTCGCGGGCGCCGCGCTCGACCTCGGCGACGGCAAGCTGGGCGTACGGGTCCTGGAGGACGGCCCGAAGGAGCTCCGGTCGGCGGCCGTGGCCTTCAACTCCATGGCCGACCAGGTCGTCCAGCTGCTGGCCAACGAACGCGAGCTGGCCGCCGACCTCAGCCACCGGCTCCGCACCCCGCTGACCGTGCTGCGGCTGAACGCGGCCTCGCTCGGCGAAGGACCGGCCGCCGAGCACACCCGGGCCGCCGTCGCCCAGCTGGAGCGCGAGGTCGACCAGATCATCCGGACCGCGCGCGAGCAGCAGACGCCGAACCGGCAGGCGGCAGCGGCGGCCGGGTGCGACGCGGCCGAGGTGATCCGGGAGCGGATGGGCTTCTGGTCGGCGCTCGCCGAGGACGAGGGGCGCACCGTACGGGTGGCGGGCGCCGACCGTCCCGTACGCGTCCCCGTCGCACGCCCCGACCTGGCCGCCGCGCTGGACGGGCTGCTCGGCAACGTCTTCCGGCACACGCCCGAAGGCACCGCGTTCGCCGTGGACGTGCACAACGCCGAGGACGCGGTGATCGTGCTGGTCTCGGACGCGGGGCCCGGCATCGCCGACCCGGCCGCGGCGCTGCGCCGCGGCCACGGTGACGGCGGCGACGGCTCGACCGGGCTCGGCCTGGACATCGTCCGGCGCCTCGCGGAGTCCACCGGCGGCGACGTCCGCATCGGCCGGTCGGTCCTGGGCGGTACCGAGGTACGCGTCTGGCTCGCCCTGGACGGCCGCCGCGGCCCGCGGACGGGCCGCCGCCACCGGGCCCGCCGCCGCCTGGGCCGGCTCCACCGCCGCATCCCCGTGGCCCGGCGCTGA
- a CDS encoding response regulator transcription factor, producing the protein MARVLVVEDDQFVRSALIRHLSDAAHTVRSVGTALEALREVAQVGFDVVVLDLGLPDLDGREALKMLRGITDVPVIVATARDDEAEIVRLLNDGADDYLTKPFSVEHLSARMAAVLRRAHGPGGGPPPSRVLQVGGLTVDPLRRQAELDGTPLDLTRREFDLLAFLAGRPGVVVARKELLAEVWQQSYGDDQTIDVHLSWLRRKLGETAASPRYLHTLRGVGVKLEPPQ; encoded by the coding sequence ATGGCACGTGTGCTCGTGGTCGAGGACGACCAGTTCGTCCGCTCGGCCCTCATCCGGCATCTGTCCGACGCCGCCCACACCGTGCGCAGCGTCGGCACCGCCCTGGAGGCGCTGCGCGAAGTGGCCCAGGTCGGCTTCGACGTGGTCGTCCTCGACCTCGGGCTGCCCGACCTGGACGGCCGCGAGGCGCTGAAGATGCTGCGCGGCATCACCGACGTCCCGGTGATCGTCGCCACCGCGCGGGACGACGAGGCGGAGATCGTCCGGCTGCTCAACGACGGCGCCGACGACTACCTCACCAAGCCGTTCTCCGTGGAGCACCTGTCGGCGCGGATGGCCGCCGTACTGCGCCGCGCCCACGGGCCCGGCGGCGGGCCGCCGCCCTCCCGGGTGCTCCAGGTCGGCGGCCTGACCGTCGACCCGCTGCGCCGCCAGGCCGAACTGGACGGCACGCCGCTGGACCTGACCCGCCGCGAGTTCGACCTGCTGGCCTTCCTGGCCGGGCGGCCCGGCGTGGTCGTGGCCCGCAAGGAACTGCTCGCCGAGGTGTGGCAGCAGTCCTACGGCGACGACCAGACCATCGACGTCCATCTGTCCTGGCTGCGCCGCAAGCTCGGCGAGACCGCCGCCAGCCCCCGCTACCTGCACACCCTGCGCGGCGTCGGCGTGAAGCTGGAGCCCCCGCAGTGA